The genome window CGAATATGCCCGCATCATGAACGATGCGCATCTGCCGATCGCAGCCTTCGGCGGCACCTTCCTGATGATGGTCGGCCTCAACTACTTCTTCGACCACAAGAAGGAAATCCACTGGCTTCCGGGCCTGGAAAGGGTGATGGCGCGTTCGGCCACCATCAAGGGCATCGAGATCGCCTTCGTGCTGGCGCTGATGCTGGTTTTCTCCTGGCTGATCGGCGGTGAGGAAGCCACCGTCTTCGTCCATTGCGCCATCTACGGCCTGCTCACCTTCCTCGCGGTCGAAGTGGTCGGCGGACTGCTCGATGCCTCGCAAAAGACGATGAGCGCTGCCGCCAAGGGCGGTCTCGGCGCCTTCATCTATCTCGAGGTGCTGGATGCCAGCTTCTCCTTCGACGGCGTCATCGGCGCCTTTGCGCTGACACAGAACCTCTTCGTCATCGCCATCGGCCTCGGCATCGGCGCCATGTATGTGCGCTCGATGACGATCATGCTGGTGGAAAAGGGAACGCTTGCCGAATACCGCTATCTCGAGCATGGCGCCTTCTACGCCATCCTGATCCTCTCGGTGATCATGTATGCGCAGACCCTGGTGCACATCCCCGAGGTGATCACCGGCCTCGGCGGGGCGGCGCTGATCGGCTTGTCGCTCTGGTCGTCCATCCGCCACAACAAGCGTGAGCGGGTGGAAGATCAAGCCGCCGGACAGGAAGAGCTTCACGCCTGATTTTACGGGCCGCGGTGCTCGGCACTACGGCACCCTTTCAGAAAAATAAAGCCCGCGACCATCCGGTTGCGGGCTAATTCATTCATGCATGGCTGGAAGGTCTAGCGGATGACCTGACCGAAGGAGACCGGATCGATGCCGAGTTCCTTAAGGTCGCGGGCACGCGGACGGCGGCCGGCTTCGACGGCGGCGCTGACGGCATTTGCGGCGCCGAGCGCAGCAAATGCGCGGCCAAGGAAACCGGTATGGATTGAACTGCGGGTAGCGGACATTGTCTTCTTCTCTCACTCTATGATTGACCATTCATAGGTGGGCACCCGAGCGCGCCGCAACAATGCACGTAAAATCACCGCAGCCATGCAAAAAGAAGAGGCCGGCGCATGTCTCCATGGCCGGCCGCGAGGCAGGGGTAAGGTCGTCTTTTTAGTCTTCGTTTGCCGCCAGCTGCGACAGCACCTGGCCGCGGCCGCGCAGCCGCAGGATCAGCGGGATGAGGAAGGCCGCCGCCGCAACGATGAGCAGACCCGCCGCGATCGGCGACATGACAAGCATCGTCACATCGCCCT of Rhizobium sp. BT04 contains these proteins:
- a CDS encoding DUF475 domain-containing protein, which produces MNQPATPSSLSYFRWAFIVTALGLVVGAVLGWQTTGTIGGMATVFFICTVLAVLEISLSFDNAIVNANKLKEMTPVWQKRFLTWGIIIAVFGMRIVFPLAIVAIAAQIGPWDALVLAAREPAEYARIMNDAHLPIAAFGGTFLMMVGLNYFFDHKKEIHWLPGLERVMARSATIKGIEIAFVLALMLVFSWLIGGEEATVFVHCAIYGLLTFLAVEVVGGLLDASQKTMSAAAKGGLGAFIYLEVLDASFSFDGVIGAFALTQNLFVIAIGLGIGAMYVRSMTIMLVEKGTLAEYRYLEHGAFYAILILSVIMYAQTLVHIPEVITGLGGAALIGLSLWSSIRHNKRERVEDQAAGQEELHA